From the Manihot esculenta cultivar AM560-2 chromosome 14, M.esculenta_v8, whole genome shotgun sequence genome, the window taaaacataatccatttttatcctcaaatcacaaaaatcattattaaaaagtagagaaaataaattatatcataaaaatttaaataaaaggaTAAAACTCATCTATCCAATTTTGGAGTCTCTGgaagaaattattgaatttctgaGCAGGATATAAGTTTAATCAAAGGATCTTAAAAGTTTGTGGTTTGATTGGGTTGAGGGGAAGGAGATTTGGTTTAAAGAgaaggaaatttttttttttttaataacagaGGGCTGCTCTGTTCCTTCGTGGAGAAGGAGGAGGTTTACTGTGGTTTCGGGACCTTCCCGAAACCAGCTTTTAatgctttcttcttcttttttgttttttttttaatattaatatttttctttattatgaTGGGCCTGGGCCCGATAGGGGCGTTCTGGAAATGCCACAGATATCAATAGAGGACGACACATAAATGTTACTCAGAAATCTTCAAGCTTTTGAGTAATGCCATTGCTCCACTACTGATCATTATGTGAATCCTATTCCTAATACTTTTCTAATGGCTACGCTACTTGAGAGTCCCAAGGACGTAGAGTTGCTCGCTCAAAAAGGTATTATAGAAAATCTGCTAAGAAACAACGAAGGTTTGTCTAATCTTTTTCACAGGCTTGATCAGGAGAATGCTATCATCGCAAGTAATTTCTGCTTCCGTGATCTCGTAGAAGATTTGAATGATTATTGCAAGAACCCTTGGCACAAGTGGAAGGCAATATTGAGACAAGATTATTTTAAAAACTCCATGGACCATTGTCTCCATTATTGCAGCCGGAATTCTCCTCATACTCacatcactacaaaaaaacagattatcagtgacggatttttccgtcgcCGAAAGtcaaaaatccgtcgctaaagCTTTCAGCGACAGATTTCCGACGGACTCAAatccgtcgcttaaagtcatgtcgctaattttttccgacggatCAGAATTCCGTCGGAAATAGtagcgacggatttccgacggatcTGAACTCCGTCGGATAAATTTGCGACGGCTTTTCCGACGGATAATTTCGTCAGAAATTTTTGCGACGAACTAGTTCGTCGCTAAATCCTTCGGAAATTCCTAATTCACGTGTCGCTAATCCGTCGGAAATAATTAGCGACGGAAAAGTTCCATCGgaaatccgtcggaaatattaatattcaataatattaataatattatttatattttcaataatattcattatcgtcaacaaaatatttttcgattttatttagatattcttATAATCTAAATAGTTTACAACTAAAaaacaaatttaatataaattaaaagtcATTCATAATCATTATAATTCATATTCATACACACAAATACTTCACAATATTTACAAAATCGAAAGTTTAGAACAAATCCAtatacttaacaatattcataaaatttaaaataaatctatcAATTTGCTGAAACATCTGATGGAGAAGTAGAATCTACAGTTGTGTGATGATGAAAATACAACGTTTGCTTGTGGAGTATGCTCTCGTGTTTCCTTTTACATCTCTGTTGCCTCATGTCTTTCATTCATAGAGAGCTGCTGGCCATGCTCTCTACCTCTAAGATAATACTGCTCTTCTAgacatatgaaaaaaaaattatatataaattttaattaacaataattgtaaataataataaaagatcaaataataagtctttaaaaatatataaaaataaatttatataataagtaaaaataaatttcagatCCATTAACATTCTTGAAAGTCCCAACAGGGCATTCCTGTTTTGCAATTTATAGCAATTAACCAAAAAGCATCTTTGACTAATCCACTAACAAGGGAACATTAAAAATGCAATCGACAAACAGTAAGAACCCTGACTGATTATTTTATAGATCTAGCTAAGGTTTTTGGGCATAGAGATGTACAAATACATATCCTTGgtcataataatttttcaacacAAATGGGATTCTCAATATAGGGCAACCAGAATGaggatataaatataataatatatcaaGGCCAGTGGTCCTAGAAATTGTACAGGCATAAGATCATAAGATGTTCAAAATATTCAAATGGTCCACGAGAAATTGACAAGATGGTATTAGTAAAAATACCTCGCAGAATATACCATAAAGCCCTTTTGGATAGGCCCTTCTAGTAACAGTTCCATTTTCACCCGAATGACCTTGACCTCTACCAAATTCTCCCATGCCATCAGGTAAACGAAAAGCTTAAATCAATTGACTTCAAAATAACCCAACCATGAGCATTTTTATAACAAATAAGTGGGAGTGCATGTGCGTGTATAAACCAAaacattcaataaaatataaatcaaagaAGATAAAATAATCAGAACTACTGTATGCGATATACACTGCCTAATACAGACCAAGTCAGAATGCTTCCATTTGCAGTTGCAATTGGCAGATACTCATCTCCAATTGGAATATCTGACCAATGAAAGTGAATCAtgatatgttaaaaaatatcaaaattttaaatgcacAAATTATATCAaggataaaaatttaagataataattattaaaatatattaattaattatcaaataaaattaatgaaactcaaaaaattaacaatttaaatataatgataagatatcatgataattattttaataattttaaatgataaatatctACAATCAGtgatatatgaataatttaattatttaaataataaaataattatctattttaaaatttaaagttaattataaatatttaaataatataaaggtaaattcataatttaattttttttaaataataaataatttaatttctaatattttatattatcagtAAAATagctattttattaaatttaaatcgtaaattataaaagttaacATAAATCGAAGATACTCAATTTTTACAAATACTACAACTTTAAAGCTAAATTGTtatcaattattaaaaattaaagggataaaattattataaaaataaaatttaaatgatcaaattattataatttaatgattaaatttaaatgagtaACAATTTAAATCTAAGAATAACTCTAGGCAGCTGCTTGCCCAGCAGCAAAGCAGCTGCTGCGCGCAGCTTGCCCAGCAGCAAGCTGCTGCGCAGCGGCAGCAAGTATGCTGCGCACAGCAGCAGCAGCTTGCTGTGCACAGCAGCAAGCTGCTGCTGGGCAGCGGCAGCAGCAGCGGCAGCAGCATCGGCTGCTGCTGTACTTGCTGCCCacaacaatattttttttaaaatataattagtaaaattaaaaatatattttgattaatacaaatttatacctaaatgaataatattttcactatatcataacatattcaaaaattaaaactcaaaatttcaataatataataaaaagaaactaaaaatcaaagtaGCCACTTACTTGATAGGCAGTGGCGGAAGTGGCGGTAGTGGCGAGCGGCAACGCTGTGGTGGCGAGAGGAGCGTCCAGCAGTGGCGAGCGTCCAGCAGCGGTGACAGTGACGGGATCAACGGCGGCGGCGGCAACGATTGCAGCAAGGAGAAAGATGTGGCATCCAGGAGATGAGatgagaggagaggagaggaagtGGGCGGCTAAAATTAGAAGTGAGGATGAAAGAGATAGAttagagtttttcttttttatattatttgcattttctgacggattagcgacggaatttattcggtcgctaatatttttataatccgtcgctaatccatCAAAAATCTATCAGAATCGGAATTGGGACAAACATCTCCAACCGAATTTGCACTGGAATAAAGATCTGCAAGATTCTCTTCAAAGAGCCTTCGAAAGCGTACGTAACATTCCTTTCTCCAGTCAGAAAGCCTCTGGCTCGCATGTAAGAGAATTCACAAGAGAAGGAATGGAAGAAATTAGGAAGGTATTATCACCGTAAacactaaaataaaatattcgtcgctgatccgtcgcgaattccgtcgctaaattttttttttccgacggaagtaatttccgtcgctaaatccgtcgctgatagtcCATTTTTTTGTAGTGCATGTATACAAGCAGTGTGTTCTGTACTTCAAGTTCAGAACATATAATTTCAGCTAATCGTTTTTTCCAATTGCCTATGTTCAggattaattttgtaattttcttCTTTTAGTTACTATCAAAATTCTCCTGTATTAAATGTAATTGTTCTTTTaagcattaaattttaaatttaaaaaattcaatcttAGGTTGTGTAAcgcatataatttttattttttcattataatatAACACCTTTGATAAAAGACTTTCACAcatgtatattattttttttatattaatcaattatttcaatttgactttttataatatttatatatatataacatttcattttcaaaaaaaatatatatataacattaatTAAAACATTGCTTTTTGTATAACCTACCAAATGAAAAAGAAACAAGGTTTCAACTTTGAGAAGCAGTTAAACCTATTTACCTCACATTCAAATCATTTTAATGGCCAGCctttcttaaaattaatttgaacccACCAAAAGGGTACTTAGAGATCCATTCATCGAACCCCaaatattgattttatttagttttcctTCACTACAAGAAGCATTGGGAGCCTTTCCCATCATGATAAAATACACAATTACTCTACCAGCCTGTATATGCTCCATTGATAAGCAGATAATGTTCATGACTTTGAAAAAGAGAGTATTTGCAAAACTTAGTCTACTAGTCATCAATCAAGGTCAAAACTAAGGGGACGCAATCATTCTCAAAGACTCTTTAACATGCATTTAACACTGCACGTGCTCtatctcccccccccccccccctcttaGACTGCTctcaataattttattctatttcatGACTATGCACATGTGTTTTACAGCACTGGTATTTTCTGGTTATTTCACTAGGGAGATTAAGGTGGTAGACATCTGGACAGAAAACACAGTGATATATAACTGCAACCTTTTCTTATCTGCTAGCTACTCTCTCTATCCCATGTATAGGCTATAAGGGCCACTACTACTTGAATTAAATGGCAAAAATGCCAAGATCTTAGGAGATATGTATACACACACGACACAGTTGGTTTGGTCTCTAAGAAGTATGGGCCTACGAGTCATAAGCCGACAAATAGAATAATTTTAGCTTGCCTCATATGCGGTTCTAAGCAATTTCATCACCTATGTATCATTGCTTCATATATACAATTATAAGTAGTCTCATTATATTAGCAAAAGCAAATACTTGTAATCCGCTTTGCTGTAAAAGATGATAGCTTAGCAGTCTGAGCCTCCAAAGGTAGCTTACTTTACCATTTCTTTTTCACACGGATGGCCCCTATATTAGTACAAGCTTACGTCAATGCGCAGAACCcatcctcttttatttttattttgttaataaacaaaaaagaaaattaggaTTATCAAATGGGAGAATATGATGAATTACTTCCTCCAAttgtaaaataaaacttttctttatcaTATAGAAAATTAATGTAATTTGGGAGTAGGGGAAAAGCTGTAATTATGATATATATAAAGCAACTAGAGAGGCCAATATCTCCAGCAAACCCCGTAATTTAAGAACATTTGGTCTGCTAATCATAGCTTATAAGACGTGTGGcgatattcatttttttatctttaatttaaaaaaagagaTAGATCAGCATATATAATCGCATCAAAAATattatatcttttcttttcacgTTCTACCCATTATTTCATGTACACAACTACATTCATCTTGTATAtaccaaaaaataattaacactCCCTCTCTCTTACACGTGCTAACTGCCACACGTGTGACTAGAACTCCGTTAACGACGTCTTTCTATGCCACTCTGATGACGGCGACGGAGGAAGTGAAGCCGGCGAATTCAAATTCTGGAAGTACTCCCTAATATCCATTCCTTCAGCCGTTTCAGTTAGATTATTGTCCTCTCTGACGGGAATAATTGGCGGCCGTAATACCTCCGTCAGTAAGTCCCACCTTACCCCTTTGAAGAACACGTGCTCCTTGATCTCGCACGCGCCTCGTTGATAACCCAGCCTCTTCGTTGGATCCTTCTCAAGCAACCGTTCGATCAGGTCCGTTAACTCGTCTCGTTTCACTACAAACTCTGGCTTCTTCGATAAAATGTTTCGAAACGTTTCCTTTCTGTTCTTCCCTTTGAACGGTGTCGTCCCATATAACATCTCGTACGTTAGAATCCCCAATGCCCACCAATCCACCGTGAATTCGTGTCCATCACCTCGTACAACCTCCGGCGACACGTATTCCTCGGTACCCACAAACGAGTTGGATCGTTCTCCATTATCGAAACTGAGTTTTCGTCGATTCACAGGGCTAACTCGGGCCGACTTGGTCTTTTTCAAGCCTGTTTTATCTTTATTGTGAACAATAGGAAACCACCGTGTCAAATTGCGTTGGTGGAATCGGTGGGGAATAAGGTGGCGGTGGCAGTGTTTATTTTGTAAATCAAGAGATAAAGACATAGATTGAGCATTCGAGGGTTGATCAAAATGGTGTAGatcagaagaagaaaaaatggTTTTAACGGTCCTTTTTGTTAACGTACGGGAAAGGTCGAAGTCGGTGAGAGTAACGTGACCAGACTGTTGTACGAGAATGTTTTCAGGCTTCAGGTCCCGGTACACAATCCCCATCTCGTGCAGATGTTCTAAAGCGCAAACTATCTCAGCTAGATAAAAACGCACGACGGCGGGCGAGAAAACGCGATCATTTTGGTGGTATCGGAGCACATTGAGATCACCACCGGAACAAAAAGGGACGGCCCAAGCGAGGAAGTCTGGAGTCTCCAAGGACGAAATGAGCTGAGGGAGAAAGGGGTGAGTATTCCTGCCGGAGAGTTTGGTAAGGACCTGGATCTCCCAGCGAGCACGGCGGTCGGCTTCGAATTTTGTATGAAGAGTGGATTTCTCGACGACTTTGAGGGCGTAGGGGGTACGTGCACAAGGGTCAGCTGTTGTGTGGTGAACTAGAAACACAGTGCCCATAGCTCCTTTGCCTAGGACCTTGATGGCTCTAAGGTTGTCGAAGTCTAACCGAGCGGATGATGATTGATGCTGCTGTTCTGGAGGCGGTATGTCCATTTTTCAGAGAATAAAGGGAGGGAGGGAGAGGAATTTGAGAGAAAGAGAACGGAGCTTGAAGCGGAGGGTGTATAACCTGGAGTTGTGCGTTATTGGTTTTATAGCGGGTGCAATTTCTGTTTTCGGGTTTTGTCTGAAAGTGAAGTGGTTGATTGGGGGTGCATTTACTATTTTGTACAGTATGAGTCAGTATGAAGGAACAAATATCAGGGCTaatttgggggggggggggaggggggGAAATGATTGATGTCCTACCCTTTGCACGCTTTTCTTACAGACCATGCGTTGCAAAATGCAAACCCCTTTTAgtgtttttgaatttaaatccaaaaatttcgaaaaaagaaaaatagtgaagattaagaataaaattattGTAGGTGGATGAAACTTAAAGGAATTAACAAGGATACTCAATCTTGTTTCTTGGCATTTGAGTAGGTATGAATGTAAGTATGAGATTGGAGAAGTGATTAGAAAGCAGCCGGTTCCCAAATATTTCTAAGGTTTTGTTTCttataattaagaaattataaTTACTGGTGGAATGAGTGAGGAAAGCCGAGCAATTTGACTGTCCTTGCTGGATATTTTACTATGTATGATTATCATaattaaacaaataattaattaggaGTAGAATCATACTTAATAGTTCACCACATGGGGGCTTCCAGTTCCATCATCTATGGAAGAATGTGATCCTGAGGCTAAGGGTTTGTTGTTGGAATGTTCTTTACCTTCtcattatttttgtttttaatttggcttTAGAGTTTCAattattcttaatttattatgtaaacgtaataaagttaattaaatcagataataaaataaaagtccatttttatcaatcaataacttataatttaatttaactctcaagattataaaaatttatcttattattatgaaaaagtccatattaaattgataaaataagtTGGGATTATTTGTTTTAGTGtacaaattattaatttgattaatacaAATGCAGAAATTTAGGAATGTGTCGCTTCATTGTATAGGGTTTGGTACTCTGGAGTTGAGCATTaaacattttatatatttattcttgTGTATATTTCCTTATAATTGATTGGTCAAAATGGAGGCAACTTCGTTGCAGTTTCCCATGAcatagtaataaaaaaaaaaaagcgttAATTGTTATTGtacacattttattttttattaagagAGTAGTGGTCTTATATATACTTCAGAAAactctaatttaattttgaaaattttaaagagattttcaaaataaatatagaaggatattttttgaaataaaaaagaataattattataatcacTTTTAGAAAACAAGATTTGCAATTCAAGTGACCTTAAAAAGTGGAAATAACTAATAATTGAGAGTATTTAAAGTGGATTGGTTTGAAATACTATTAGGTAGATCACGTAatccaattaattaatttttttttttaaaaaaaaaagtaaatatggTGAAAGGGGGTTGATGTTAGGTAATTCTGGTAGATCAAACCCTTAATAACATCATCTAATTATGTATGATGCTTCAACTGAATTAATTATCTTATAGGTTTAGAAggatttcaaattaattttaaaacggAGATGGAAAATAACAAATTAAGCTGAAACCTTTTGTCCTTTTCAATTGCTTCACCATCGGCATCCATCCTAATAGTAATTGCCATACTCATCTCTTATGTAATCAccactaaattaatttttattaaatataaataaattaaactaaaatattatactactTCCATATCAATTTACATATATTTTCACAGAGAAAATATGTATGTATATCTTGCGGTGTTTAATAAGGTCCGACAGAGAAGAGAAGGACATTGagaaattgaaattattttattttatttttaattgagatGCTTAATTAAGGAATAGATTAAAGGTAATTTTGGTGGTATTTGTTTACTTAAAAGCCACCCAAATTGTCATGTGAAGTTGTAGGCCATGTCATCGACAAACTTAATTAGCTCTTCCTTTAACAATCATTGCATTTTTAGCTTTAAGGTTAAATGTCTTCATTTATATATCATATGATGAAacctacattttttttttaatctgtttatatattattaaagatATATTTAACCTTCAAAAAATATTctcaacaaaaaataaaatcaaattataatacTTGACCTTTGGATTAAGATTACATGTTTTAGGCTAAGGCTAGACTGATTGAGAGATGAGGAGGCATGAACATCAATGATGGGTTTAGAATTTGTCATCTCCTAGTAATTGTTTGGAAAAAAGATCCACGCCCCATATTTTCCAACTTTAGGTTACACAAAATCTTTTAATACTGTTTTCTTTTTAGGCTATGTTTAGGGGGAAACATGATAACCCCACCAACCAGCTTTTTCATATATATCTCTCTTTATATGTATATGATGTTACTGTCTGCCATGATTTGGTGGGAGAAACTGTAAGCTTCCACCAAAGCTCATGAGGGAGGAGGGAAAGATAAATTGCTGCAGCCTGGGCAATGTCAATGTTAACATATGTAATATACTTTGATGATGCCCATGCCCTTACCGCCCATCATTTCACCATCACAAATACCATTCTTTacctttcttttcttatttttatatttactttttaaataaaaacaactGTCTATACActaatttattatctttttaaaagttaattaggatgcttttttttttttaaattagttttgTCTTCAACTCATATGTAAGCAAGCACTTATATACAAAAAAAGAGACGTGGGTTAATTGTTTACTTCAAGGTTGATTTCAAAGTTTGTCCACGAAAACAACATTAATATGTAATTAACATGAATAATTGGATTACAATTTTTAGATCAAATTATTTTTCTGCAATAGATCAATAATCACAtgaattctaaaaaaaaataaatgcatttttattaataattagtaTTTATACTGACAAACTGGGATTCAATGGAGTTATTTGATGCACTGAACTgtgatttgatttaataaacAGATCAGTAAACTATAATTGGTTTGATGAGTGGATGATGCATTTGAGATTTCATATGAATCTCTCTGATAACCTCCAGATATTTCCTAGCCTAGGAATAAGGTCGGGTCCAAAAGAAGGCCACAGGTCCAAAGCCTATCAGATCATACGCTCGAGAGGTGGCTCGACTTCACGAGCCTGGGCCGGCAACCCAGGATGATCCGGATCAGATATGAGCACAAGCCCCATAAGGGAGTAGGCCCAATCACTCACCAGCTCTACCCGCATGCTCTCTGGAGAGCATTAAAtgaccgttacgcatggagcagaggCCTGACACgcccgtacgtacgggcctgaGTGAAAAGGACAGGAAAGCACTATATACTGGAGGGTCTTCTCCTCCAAGGGGATACTCTCTCTCCTGCTCCTTCTTCCTtaactccatttttattttctctctgcaactcttgcttATCCACACTACTCTAGCTcgtaaatctgacttgagcgtcggagggtctccactgGGGCATCCCCGGTGGACCCCTGACCCCCTTTtcccttattttgcaggtcctttcctCAAAGAGAACATGAAGAGACCCATTTGACAGACCCATCAGAGAGCCCAAAAAGGAATCAGATCCATATAACAGGGGACGAGGGAGAACCACATCTATCGGATATGGAGCCCAAGGAGATTTAGAgttatcaaatggcgccgtctgtgggaacgaaggagatcttttcgtcaccggagttcctaaatccacccattgagatccacatggagGTATGAAAGTTTATACgaaaagaaagctggagatttacaataacccagctgaatagcctagctgaaaagaaagacccagctggttcaagaatatcttgacagtcttttaatcttcattttcctgccctcgttgtttattttaacatttattaaattttattactactaactttttctttgagatctGACGAGGTGAAACTTCAGAACGAAATGCTTGTTTATGaatatagattttaattttttctataaaaagaaaaaagaatcaatgatatatatattttgtgaGTTGGCTGTGTATATATTGTCAAGGTGAGAAGGGCAGATCGGTTGTGAAATCTCAGGTTAGCAGGTTAGGAAGaagattaataaataaaaaataggcGAGGTCGGACTAACATTTCAGGTCGGAGGGGCATGAGGTCGGAAGGGACACGATTCCGGGCCATCCAACTTGGATGAAGAGCAGCGCCCCTCAAGTATCGGGCAATCTGGAGACAATCGAAAATGATCAAATACCCAGGCAGGCACTTGGGTGGAGATCGGCATCTGCTAAGGAAGAAGGAAAGAGAAGAGACACTTGAGAAAGTCAACATGGGCAATTGCTTTGGGTCTCCCTCTAGCTCCTCTTTCACCACCACCAATCCTCTCATCCCAGGGTCATCAAATAACACCACTACCACCAGGAATTTCTCAGCCTCAAGCAGCAGTGCAGGTAAGAGTCAATTCTCTGTTGCGATAAGTGAAGTGAATAATAAGCCAAATCCAAACGGCCAAATTTTGGAAGCACCAAACTTGAAGGAGTTCACCTTTGCTGATTTGATGAGTGCCACAAAGAATTTCAAGCCAGACACTTTGTGAGGTCAAGGTGGTTTTGGTAAAGTTTACAAAGGATGAATAGATGAAAAGACTTTTGCACCCTCCAAAACTGGCATTGGAATGGAGGTTGCTATCAAGAAATTAAACTCAGAAAGTATGCAAGGGCTTCAAGAGTGGTAGgtaatgatttttaatttcagttctACTATTatccttaaaaagaaaaaggaaaatattaaaaataacaattagTTATCCTGCTTATTGAGAGACCGTCATAATTTGCCATCTAGAATAATTTACATTCAATGCCATTATAAATGATTTTCTAAAATTAGCTTACCCACAATTCACTCCTACTGCAAGCAATTAATTACTATCAATCATTACAATTGGATCAAAATCGAGAGCTTTTTGCACTGCTTTCACTATATTTATCGCTTTGCAGTCATTattgattataaaattatagagtATAAATAATACTTAAACCTTTTACAATGTTTTACATGTTCCagcataatattttattgaaacaTAAAGTTAAGcgtcttgtaacgacccgaaaattggaccgctaccggcgctaggatccgggtcgacttaaggccgccgggacccgtagcaagcctgacataaaatctgtgaacctgtataatcccatacatgatcaacaacatgcataaaaattaaaacttttctttccatgaacatcaaccaaactcaacctgtgcataacattaatataaacataactttgatccctctgtgggatctcatctgtgccctcaaagggtaacataacctgtgttgagctggtttacataaacatcataacataagatcatgtacatacaaaagggattaacaatatactatggtcaagcacaactctatcctcaataacctcattacataacatactgaatagttttacaattcatcataatacaattgtcatgtccacaatctagctattacatgcatatgactttctttttctcttcttgccttctctatctatcccgtacctgcaaacctgggggttaggggagaggggtgagctagatgcccagtgagtagaactataaaaagaatatttaaaacatgccatcatgaaatgcgtcactgcgcaaacaaatcacatcatggacggactgacccaaaaatccctcagctccatgcccggccctattatgggcaccacaggacttcgtattgcccggccttattatgggcaccacaggacttcgtacaaagggctagtgagtcgtgcaatgtccatcccccatcaacatcaaataataatgcaatgcaacataattcgtgattctaatgcaaccaacctataatataatcatgatgcatgaagcatgataaaaacatttaatttaaaaggttaagtatagtcccactcacctctggctgactctgacaaactctgtagcagctggctcactgctggggtccttggttcctcgggtccgaacctacacaggtggactccaatgagggaccaaacatatataaacatgactctaatatatcccccaaaaaccccctaaaacatcatgaaaacatcacagaaaatgtGCATGAAATGGCtcaacagggcactttcggcggcaccttc encodes:
- the LOC110631167 gene encoding serine/threonine-protein kinase UCNL yields the protein MDIPPPEQQHQSSSARLDFDNLRAIKVLGKGAMGTVFLVHHTTADPCARTPYALKVVEKSTLHTKFEADRRARWEIQVLTKLSGRNTHPFLPQLISSLETPDFLAWAVPFCSGGDLNVLRYHQNDRVFSPAVVRFYLAEIVCALEHLHEMGIVYRDLKPENILVQQSGHVTLTDFDLSRTLTKRTVKTIFSSSDLHHFDQPSNAQSMSLSLDLQNKHCHRHLIPHRFHQRNLTRWFPIVHNKDKTGLKKTKSARVSPVNRRKLSFDNGERSNSFVGTEEYVSPEVVRGDGHEFTVDWWALGILTYEMLYGTTPFKGKNRKETFRNILSKKPEFVVKRDELTDLIERLLEKDPTKRLGYQRGACEIKEHVFFKGVRWDLLTEVLRPPIIPVREDNNLTETAEGMDIREYFQNLNSPASLPPSPSSEWHRKTSLTEF